One Streptomyces sp. L2 genomic window carries:
- a CDS encoding LAETG motif-containing sortase-dependent surface protein, with protein MSMTRRSAHRSVRILGVASASAALALGIAGQASACVIGDFTAEAKCDGAKGAILVTDKDASATPATITLFRTNKGGVEKQIDEKADVKGSAKGTVVTFAENWQPTASYRIHVQAGAVDQDISPALTLPSKACAPESPSPSPSTSADTSPSPKPSKSTPAESDTPTPSTSESSAPAVPSDNAPSPAAGDSNLAETGANSNTGLIAGIAGALVVLGGIAVFFGLRRRSAGNGR; from the coding sequence GTGTCCATGACTCGCCGTAGCGCACACCGTTCCGTGCGCATCCTGGGTGTCGCCTCCGCTTCGGCCGCGCTGGCGTTGGGTATTGCCGGTCAGGCGTCCGCCTGCGTCATCGGCGACTTCACCGCCGAGGCCAAGTGCGATGGCGCCAAGGGCGCCATCCTCGTCACCGACAAGGACGCCTCGGCCACTCCGGCCACCATCACCCTGTTCCGGACTAACAAGGGCGGCGTGGAGAAGCAGATCGACGAGAAGGCCGACGTGAAGGGCTCCGCCAAGGGCACCGTCGTCACCTTCGCGGAGAACTGGCAGCCCACCGCGTCCTACCGCATTCACGTCCAGGCGGGCGCGGTCGACCAGGACATCAGCCCGGCGCTGACCCTGCCGTCCAAGGCCTGCGCCCCCGAGAGCCCGTCCCCCAGCCCCAGCACCTCCGCCGACACCAGCCCGAGCCCCAAGCCGTCCAAGTCCACCCCCGCCGAGTCCGACACCCCGACCCCGTCCACGTCGGAGAGCAGCGCCCCGGCCGTCCCGTCGGACAACGCGCCCTCCCCGGCGGCCGGTGACTCCAACCTCGCCGAGACCGGAGCGAACTCCAACACCGGTCTGATCGCCGGTATCGCGGGCGCCCTCGTCGTCCTCGGCGGTATCGCGGTCTTCTTCGGCCTGCGCCGCCGCAGCGCCGGCAACGGCCGCTGA
- a CDS encoding maleylpyruvate isomerase N-terminal domain-containing protein, translating into MTLLAHDRYCDEIAHQVDQLRALVTSGTDLSATVPTCPDWSLEKLVRHMGGALRWSAALVRTRAQENIPWDEVPLGRGPEERGDAAALDAWLAECGELVVGALREAGPDAKVWSWTGPATSGFWARRMTCEITVHRADATLTARAPYDVAPEVAADALDEWLELAVWLQRYRGHEDAFRLDGPARSIHLHATDADSSLNAEWLLEYGPEGVQWRRGHEKATVALRGPLTSVLLAFYRRLPLDAPGLEVVGERAALEFWLSRSTFG; encoded by the coding sequence ATGACTTTGCTCGCTCATGACCGGTACTGCGACGAAATCGCCCACCAGGTGGACCAGTTGAGGGCCCTGGTGACCTCCGGCACCGATCTGTCCGCCACCGTGCCGACCTGCCCCGACTGGTCGCTGGAGAAGCTCGTACGGCACATGGGCGGCGCCCTGCGCTGGTCGGCCGCGCTGGTGCGGACCCGCGCGCAGGAGAACATCCCCTGGGACGAGGTCCCGCTGGGCCGGGGCCCCGAGGAGCGCGGCGACGCCGCTGCCCTGGACGCGTGGCTGGCCGAGTGCGGCGAGCTGGTCGTGGGCGCGCTGCGCGAGGCCGGCCCCGACGCCAAGGTGTGGTCGTGGACCGGCCCGGCCACCAGCGGATTCTGGGCCCGCCGGATGACCTGCGAGATCACCGTGCACCGCGCCGACGCGACGCTGACCGCCCGGGCGCCGTACGACGTGGCGCCCGAGGTGGCCGCCGACGCGCTCGACGAGTGGCTCGAACTGGCCGTCTGGCTCCAGCGGTACCGGGGCCACGAGGACGCCTTCCGGCTGGACGGCCCAGCACGCTCCATCCACCTCCACGCGACCGACGCCGACTCGTCCCTGAACGCCGAGTGGCTGCTGGAGTACGGTCCCGAGGGCGTCCAGTGGCGGCGCGGCCACGAGAAGGCGACGGTCGCCCTGCGCGGCCCGCTCACCTCGGTGCTGCTGGCCTTCTACCGGCGGCTGCCGCTGGACGCACCCGGCCTGGAGGTGGTCGGCGAGCGCGCGGCCCTGGAGTTCTGGCTGTCCCGGTCGACCTTCGGCTGA
- a CDS encoding ABC transporter ATP-binding protein, protein MLLSLDAATVRFGGRPVLDAVGLDVAEHEVVCVLGPSGSGKSTLLRAVAGLQPLDSGRVLLDGRDQRGVPAHRRGVGLMFQDHQLFPQRDVAGNVAFGLRMHGLAKGRQGDGVRELLDLVGLPGAERRAVAGLSGGEQQRVALARALAPRPRLLMLDEPLGQLDRSLRERLVVELRQLFRRLGTTVLAVTHDQGEAFALADRVVVMRDGRIAQSGTPLEVWQRPADEFVARFLGFDNVVPATVAETAADTPWGKLPVPEGSPQGTRSLLVRPAGVRLVPADAGLPCTVTARTFKGTHVTLHLQPQDGPRLEAACPLRDAPEVGAETGAEFDVAEIVVLG, encoded by the coding sequence ATGCTGCTGAGCCTCGACGCCGCGACCGTGCGCTTCGGGGGGCGGCCCGTGCTCGACGCGGTCGGTCTCGACGTCGCCGAGCACGAGGTGGTGTGTGTGCTCGGGCCCAGCGGCAGCGGCAAGTCCACGCTGCTGCGGGCGGTGGCCGGGTTGCAGCCCCTGGACTCCGGGCGGGTGCTGCTCGACGGCCGCGACCAGCGGGGCGTGCCCGCGCACCGGCGCGGCGTCGGGCTGATGTTCCAGGACCACCAGCTCTTCCCGCAGCGGGACGTCGCCGGGAACGTGGCGTTCGGGCTGCGCATGCACGGCCTGGCGAAGGGCCGGCAGGGCGACGGCGTGCGGGAGTTGCTGGACCTGGTGGGGCTGCCGGGCGCCGAACGGCGGGCCGTGGCCGGGCTGTCCGGCGGTGAGCAGCAGCGTGTCGCCCTCGCCCGGGCCCTCGCGCCTCGGCCCCGGCTGCTGATGCTCGACGAGCCGCTGGGCCAGCTCGACCGTTCCCTGAGGGAACGTCTCGTGGTCGAACTGCGGCAGCTGTTCCGCCGGTTGGGCACCACCGTGCTCGCCGTGACCCACGACCAGGGTGAGGCGTTCGCCCTGGCTGACCGGGTGGTGGTGATGCGCGACGGCAGGATCGCCCAGTCGGGGACGCCGCTGGAGGTCTGGCAGCGGCCGGCGGACGAGTTCGTCGCCCGCTTCCTGGGCTTCGACAACGTGGTCCCGGCGACCGTGGCCGAGACGGCCGCCGACACCCCGTGGGGCAAGCTGCCCGTCCCCGAGGGCTCCCCGCAGGGCACCCGCTCCCTGCTGGTCCGCCCCGCCGGGGTACGGCTCGTGCCGGCCGACGCGGGCCTGCCCTGCACGGTCACCGCCCGCACCTTCAAGGGCACCCACGTGACCCTCCACCTCCAGCCCCAGGACGGCCCCCGCCTGGAGGCCGCCTGCCCGCTCCGCGACGCCCCGGAGGTCGGCGCCGAGACCGGCGCGGAGTTCGACGTGGCCGAAATCGTGGTGCTCGGCTGA
- a CDS encoding aspartate aminotransferase family protein gives MSQKDLSRTAYDHLWMHFTRMSSYEKSPVPTIVRGEGTYIYDDQGKRYLDGLAGLFVVQAGHGRTELAETAFKQAQELAFFPVWSYAHPKAVELAERLANYAPGDLNKVFFTTGGGEAVETAWKLAKQYFKLTGKPTKYKVISRAVAYHGTPQGALSITGLPGLKAPFEPLVPGAHKVPNTNIYRAPIHGDDPEAFGRWAADQIEQQILFEGPETVAAVFLEPVQNAGGCFPPPPGYFQRVREICDQYDVLLVSDEVICAFGRLGTMFACDKFGYVPDMITCAKGMTSGYSPIGACIVSDRLAEPFYKGDNTFLHGYTFGGHPVSAAVGVANLDLFEREGLNQHVLDNEGAFLSTLQKLHDLPIVGDVRGNGFFYGIELVKDKTTKESFNDEETERVLYGFLSKALYDNGLYCRADDRGDPVIQLAPPLISNQETFDEIEQILRATLTEAWTKL, from the coding sequence GTGAGCCAGAAGGACCTCAGCCGCACCGCGTACGACCACCTGTGGATGCACTTCACCCGCATGTCCTCGTACGAGAAGTCCCCCGTCCCGACAATCGTCCGGGGCGAGGGCACCTACATCTACGACGACCAGGGCAAGCGCTACCTCGACGGCCTCGCCGGCCTCTTCGTGGTCCAGGCCGGTCACGGCCGCACGGAGCTCGCCGAGACCGCCTTCAAGCAGGCCCAGGAACTGGCGTTCTTCCCGGTCTGGTCCTACGCCCACCCCAAGGCCGTGGAGCTGGCCGAGCGCCTCGCGAACTACGCCCCGGGCGACCTGAACAAGGTCTTCTTCACCACCGGCGGCGGCGAGGCCGTCGAGACCGCCTGGAAGCTGGCCAAGCAGTACTTCAAGCTGACCGGCAAGCCCACCAAGTACAAGGTCATCTCCCGCGCGGTCGCCTACCACGGCACCCCGCAGGGCGCCCTGTCCATCACCGGCCTGCCGGGCCTGAAGGCCCCCTTCGAGCCGCTGGTGCCGGGCGCGCACAAGGTGCCCAACACCAACATCTACCGCGCCCCGATCCACGGTGACGACCCCGAGGCCTTCGGCCGCTGGGCCGCCGACCAGATCGAGCAGCAGATCCTCTTCGAGGGCCCGGAGACGGTCGCCGCCGTCTTCCTGGAGCCCGTGCAGAACGCCGGCGGCTGCTTCCCGCCGCCGCCCGGGTACTTCCAGCGGGTGCGCGAGATCTGCGACCAGTACGACGTGCTGCTCGTCTCCGACGAGGTCATCTGCGCCTTCGGCCGCCTCGGCACGATGTTCGCCTGCGACAAGTTCGGCTACGTCCCGGACATGATCACCTGCGCCAAGGGCATGACCTCGGGCTACTCCCCGATCGGCGCGTGCATCGTCTCCGACCGCCTGGCCGAGCCGTTCTACAAGGGCGACAACACCTTCCTGCACGGCTACACCTTCGGCGGCCACCCGGTCTCCGCGGCCGTCGGCGTGGCCAACCTCGACCTGTTCGAGCGCGAGGGCCTCAACCAGCACGTGCTGGACAACGAGGGCGCCTTCCTGTCGACGCTGCAGAAGCTGCACGACCTGCCGATCGTCGGCGACGTCCGCGGCAACGGCTTCTTCTACGGCATCGAGCTGGTGAAGGACAAGACCACCAAGGAGTCCTTCAACGACGAGGAGACCGAGCGCGTCCTGTACGGCTTCCTCTCCAAGGCGCTCTACGACAACGGCCTGTACTGCCGGGCCGACGACCGCGGCGACCCGGTCATCCAGCTCGCCCCGCCGCTGATCTCCAACCAGGAGACCTTCGACGAGATCGAGCAGATCCTGCGCGCCACGCTGACCGAGGCATGGACCAAGCTCTGA
- a CDS encoding VOC family protein: protein MYQQMIFVNLPVNDLDASKKFFTELGYSINPQFSDEKAASVVISDTIVAMLLTKPFYATFTDKEIADATKTSEVLVCLSAESRDQVDQLVERAIAAGGSPTGHTQDHGFMYGRAFDDLDGHTWEVVWMDPAAIQG, encoded by the coding sequence ATGTACCAGCAGATGATCTTCGTAAACCTGCCCGTGAACGACCTGGACGCGTCCAAGAAGTTCTTCACGGAGCTGGGCTACTCGATCAACCCGCAGTTCAGCGACGAAAAGGCGGCCTCCGTCGTCATCAGCGACACCATCGTGGCCATGCTGCTCACCAAGCCGTTCTACGCCACCTTCACCGACAAGGAGATCGCCGACGCGACGAAGACCAGCGAGGTGCTGGTCTGCCTGAGCGCCGAGAGCCGCGACCAGGTCGACCAGTTGGTGGAGCGGGCGATCGCGGCGGGCGGTTCGCCCACCGGCCACACCCAGGACCACGGCTTCATGTACGGCCGCGCCTTCGACGACCTCGACGGCCACACCTGGGAGGTCGTCTGGATGGACCCGGCGGCGATCCAGGGCTGA
- a CDS encoding Lrp/AsnC family transcriptional regulator: protein MHSEVVASRSADQRDSSRESRNGSSPQLDAVSLAIIQQLQEDGRRPYAAIGKAVGLSEAAVRQRVQKLLDQGVMQIVAVTDPLTVGFRRQAMVGINVEGDVESIADALTAMSEVEYVVMAAGSFDILAEIVCEDDDHLLDVINKRIRALPGVRSTESFVYLKLKKQTYMWGTR, encoded by the coding sequence GTGCACAGTGAGGTCGTGGCCAGTCGAAGCGCAGACCAGAGGGACTCGTCCCGCGAGTCCAGGAACGGCAGCAGTCCCCAGCTGGACGCCGTCTCCCTCGCCATCATCCAGCAGCTCCAGGAGGACGGCCGCCGGCCGTACGCCGCGATCGGCAAGGCCGTGGGCCTCTCCGAGGCGGCCGTGCGCCAGCGCGTGCAGAAGCTCCTGGACCAGGGCGTGATGCAGATCGTCGCCGTCACGGACCCGCTCACCGTGGGCTTCCGCCGGCAGGCGATGGTCGGGATCAACGTCGAGGGTGATGTCGAGTCGATCGCGGACGCGCTGACCGCCATGTCGGAAGTCGAGTACGTGGTGATGGCCGCGGGCTCATTCGACATCCTCGCCGAGATCGTCTGCGAGGACGACGACCACCTGCTGGACGTCATCAACAAACGCATCCGGGCGCTGCCCGGCGTGCGCTCCACCGAGAGCTTCGTCTACCTCAAGCTCAAGAAGCAGACCTACATGTGGGGAACCCGATAA
- a CDS encoding ATP-binding cassette domain-containing protein, whose product MEAPPDNDVLWARSLHFRHPDGSPGLTGVSLGVRDGEILAVAGPRGSGKTTLLRCLSGLVPVRGGEVWFNSVPLHTMGPVRRERLRRERFGWIDPAPFLVPELNVWENTALPLMLRGTNRRRAKVTALEWLERLDVGATSRKHPHELQHAERQRVSIARALAPAPTVLFADEPTAPLHRSDRAHVLRTLTTAARSHGITVVLATHDAETAALADRTVGLLDGRRVRTVHLPDPSEAEGRAACSLSV is encoded by the coding sequence ATGGAGGCTCCGCCGGACAACGACGTGCTGTGGGCACGCTCCCTGCACTTCAGGCACCCCGACGGCTCACCCGGGCTGACCGGGGTGTCGCTCGGTGTCCGCGACGGTGAGATCCTCGCCGTCGCCGGCCCGCGCGGCAGCGGCAAGACGACGCTGCTGCGCTGCCTGTCCGGGCTGGTGCCGGTGCGCGGCGGCGAGGTCTGGTTCAACAGCGTGCCCCTGCACACCATGGGGCCCGTGCGCCGGGAACGGCTGCGCCGGGAGCGGTTCGGCTGGATCGACCCGGCGCCGTTCCTCGTCCCCGAGCTGAACGTCTGGGAGAACACCGCCCTGCCCCTGATGCTGCGCGGCACGAATCGCCGCCGGGCCAAGGTGACCGCCCTGGAGTGGCTGGAGCGCCTGGACGTCGGCGCCACCTCCCGCAAGCACCCGCACGAGCTTCAGCACGCCGAACGCCAGCGCGTCTCCATCGCCCGCGCGCTCGCCCCGGCCCCCACGGTCCTGTTCGCCGACGAGCCGACGGCGCCGCTGCACCGCTCCGACCGCGCGCACGTCCTGCGGACCCTCACCACGGCCGCCCGCTCGCACGGCATCACGGTGGTCCTCGCCACGCACGACGCCGAGACCGCCGCGCTCGCCGACCGTACGGTGGGGCTGCTGGACGGGCGGCGCGTGCGGACCGTGCACCTGCCCGACCCGTCCGAGGCGGAGGGCCGGGCCGCGTGCTCGCTCTCCGTCTGA
- a CDS encoding gamma-aminobutyraldehyde dehydrogenase: protein MTTELRRLRNYIDGEFRDAADGRTTEVVNPATGEAYATAPLSGQADVDAAMAAAAAAFPGWRDTTPAERQKALLKIADAFEERAEELIAAEVENTGKPIGLTRSEEIPPMVDQIRFFAGAARMLEGRSAGEYMDGLTSIVRREPVGVCAQVAPWNYPMMMAVWKFAPAIAAGNAVVLKPSDTTPASTVLIADIIGSILPKGVFNVVCGDRDTGRLMVEHPVPAMASITGSVRAGMSVAESASKDLKRVHLELGGKAPVVVFEDTDIAKAVEDISVAGFFNAGQDCTAATRVLVQESIHDEFVAALAKAAAETKTGQPDDEDVLFGPLNNPNQLKQVAGFIERLPAHAKVEAGGQQVGDKGYFYAPTVVSGLKQDDEIVQREVFGPVITVQSFSDEDQAVEWANGVEYALASSVWTKDHGRAMRMSKKLDFGCVWINTHIPLVAEMPHGGFKKSGYGKDLSGYGFEDYTRIKHVMTSLDG from the coding sequence GTGACTACCGAGCTGCGTCGTCTGCGCAACTACATCGACGGTGAGTTCCGGGACGCCGCCGACGGACGGACCACCGAGGTGGTCAACCCCGCGACCGGCGAGGCGTACGCGACCGCGCCGCTGTCCGGGCAGGCGGACGTGGACGCCGCCATGGCCGCCGCCGCCGCGGCCTTCCCCGGCTGGCGGGACACCACCCCGGCCGAGCGGCAGAAGGCCCTGCTGAAGATCGCGGACGCCTTCGAGGAGCGCGCCGAGGAGCTGATCGCGGCCGAGGTGGAGAACACGGGCAAGCCGATCGGGCTCACCCGCTCCGAGGAGATCCCGCCGATGGTCGACCAGATCCGCTTCTTCGCGGGTGCGGCCCGGATGCTGGAGGGGCGCAGCGCCGGCGAGTACATGGACGGCCTGACCTCGATCGTCCGCCGCGAGCCGGTCGGCGTCTGCGCGCAGGTCGCGCCGTGGAACTACCCGATGATGATGGCCGTGTGGAAGTTCGCCCCGGCGATCGCCGCCGGCAACGCGGTCGTCCTCAAGCCGTCGGACACCACCCCGGCCTCCACCGTCCTCATCGCCGACATCATCGGCTCGATCCTGCCCAAGGGCGTCTTCAACGTCGTCTGCGGCGACCGTGACACCGGCCGCCTGATGGTCGAGCACCCCGTGCCCGCCATGGCGTCGATCACCGGCTCCGTCCGGGCCGGCATGTCGGTCGCCGAGTCCGCCTCCAAGGACCTCAAGCGGGTCCACCTGGAGCTGGGCGGCAAGGCGCCGGTCGTCGTCTTCGAGGACACCGACATCGCCAAGGCCGTCGAGGACATCTCCGTCGCCGGCTTCTTCAACGCCGGCCAGGACTGCACGGCCGCCACCCGCGTCCTCGTCCAGGAGTCCATCCACGACGAGTTCGTCGCCGCGCTGGCCAAGGCCGCCGCCGAGACGAAGACCGGGCAGCCGGACGACGAGGACGTGCTCTTCGGCCCGCTGAACAACCCCAACCAGCTCAAGCAGGTCGCCGGCTTCATCGAGCGCCTCCCCGCGCACGCCAAGGTCGAGGCGGGCGGCCAGCAGGTCGGCGACAAGGGCTACTTCTACGCCCCGACCGTCGTCTCCGGCCTGAAGCAGGACGACGAGATCGTCCAGCGCGAGGTCTTCGGTCCGGTCATCACCGTCCAGTCCTTCTCCGACGAGGACCAGGCCGTCGAGTGGGCCAACGGCGTCGAGTACGCGCTGGCCTCCTCGGTGTGGACCAAGGACCACGGGCGCGCGATGCGGATGTCCAAGAAGCTGGACTTCGGGTGCGTGTGGATCAACACGCACATTCCGCTGGTCGCGGAGATGCCGCACGGTGGGTTCAAGAAGTCGGGGTACGGCAAGGATCTGTCGGGGTACGGGTTCGAGGACTACACGCGGATCAAGCATGTGATGACTTCTTTGGACGGCTGA
- a CDS encoding LOG family protein: MHPTPAQPQPAPPSQPHRAAHDREIESLAEFDEAVSAHGSLARYRLQAVDLTDRTAALLKLDATGAVFLGCPMAPEAAAHIRSAGALVFPPVPGLPFDPYRALPYTPDELFASLDGGYEATPDARAYAWFQQTKADGDVFASMLRAVHDDAVSDALDELLVGARVVGVMGGHAMARGTAAYAGAARLGRELARAGFTVATGGGPGAMEAANLGAYAAPFDDGMLDDALLLLAKAPSFRPSVSDWARAAFEVRERWPDGGASVGIPTWFYGHEPPNAFAAHIAKYFANATREDGLLARSNAGVVFLPGAAGTVQEIFDNATPNYYESRGEPTPMVLVNEEHWTGELPAWPLLTALARERAMESRIALVDRIEQAPEALKRLRG, from the coding sequence GTGCACCCGACACCCGCCCAGCCGCAGCCGGCCCCGCCGTCGCAGCCGCACCGCGCCGCCCACGACCGCGAGATCGAGTCACTCGCCGAGTTCGACGAGGCCGTCTCCGCGCACGGCTCCCTCGCCCGGTACCGCCTCCAGGCGGTCGACCTGACGGACCGCACGGCCGCCCTGCTGAAGCTCGACGCCACCGGCGCCGTCTTCCTCGGCTGCCCGATGGCCCCGGAGGCGGCCGCGCACATCCGGTCGGCCGGCGCCCTGGTCTTCCCGCCGGTCCCGGGACTGCCGTTCGACCCGTACCGGGCACTGCCCTACACCCCCGACGAGCTGTTCGCCTCGCTCGACGGCGGCTACGAGGCGACCCCGGACGCCCGCGCCTACGCCTGGTTCCAGCAGACCAAGGCCGACGGCGACGTCTTCGCCTCGATGCTGCGCGCCGTCCACGACGACGCCGTCTCCGACGCCCTCGACGAACTCCTCGTCGGCGCCCGGGTGGTGGGCGTCATGGGCGGCCACGCCATGGCGCGCGGCACAGCCGCGTACGCCGGAGCCGCCCGGCTCGGCCGCGAGCTGGCCCGGGCCGGCTTCACGGTCGCCACCGGCGGCGGCCCCGGCGCGATGGAGGCCGCGAACCTCGGCGCGTACGCCGCCCCCTTCGACGACGGCATGCTCGACGACGCCCTCCTGCTCCTGGCCAAGGCCCCCTCGTTCCGGCCGTCGGTGTCCGACTGGGCCCGGGCCGCCTTCGAGGTGCGCGAACGCTGGCCGGACGGCGGGGCGTCGGTCGGCATCCCGACGTGGTTCTACGGCCACGAGCCGCCGAACGCCTTCGCCGCGCACATCGCCAAGTACTTCGCCAACGCCACCCGCGAGGACGGCCTGCTGGCCCGCTCGAACGCGGGTGTGGTGTTCCTGCCGGGCGCCGCCGGGACCGTGCAGGAGATCTTCGACAACGCGACACCGAACTACTACGAATCGCGGGGCGAGCCGACGCCGATGGTGCTCGTGAACGAGGAGCACTGGACAGGTGAGTTGCCGGCCTGGCCGCTGCTGACGGCGCTGGCGAGGGAGCGGGCGATGGAGTCCCGTATCGCCCTGGTTGACCGGATCGAGCAGGCTCCGGAGGCGTTGAAACGTCTGCGCGGTTAA